The Rhodococcus rhodochrous DNA window TCGCGGTGGAGGTGCTCTCCGAGGAGGAATCGACCTACCGCGACGCCGAGCAGGTCATCGCCTTCGACGATCCGGGCGGCACCCGCACCGAGGTGTTCTTCGGTCCGGTGCTCGACCACAGTCCGGTCGTGACGCCGTTCGCCGGTGTCTTCCACACCGGCGAGGAAGGTCTCGGCCATGTCGTCCTGCCCACCGCGGCGTTCGCCGAGTCGTACGAGTTCTACACCGAGGTACTCGGTTTCCTCCCGCGCGGCGCGACACGACTCGGTGGTCTGTCGGCACCGCCGCCGGTGCGGCGGGTGCGCTTCCTGGGTGTCAACCGTCGCCACCACAGCCTCGCGCTGTGCCCGGCCCCGCCCGGAACCGAGCCCGGTCTCGTCCATCTGATGCTCGAAGTCGACACGCTCGACGCGGTCGGCCAGGCCCTGGACAGGGTGAACAAGCTCGGGTTCTCGATCTCGTCGACGCTGGGCCGCCACACCAACGACAAGATGGTCTCCTTCTACGTGCGTGCCCCGGGCGGATGGGACATCGAGTTCGGGACCGAAGGGATGCTCGTCGACGAAACCTTCTAC harbors:
- a CDS encoding VOC family protein, giving the protein MTDIRGLGYLRIQTTDIARWRELVVDGLGMAIGTGPEPYGLYLRVDERRARLIVLPGEIDKALAVGWEVRDEFALSRVREAVEKAGIAVEVLSEEESTYRDAEQVIAFDDPGGTRTEVFFGPVLDHSPVVTPFAGVFHTGEEGLGHVVLPTAAFAESYEFYTEVLGFLPRGATRLGGLSAPPPVRRVRFLGVNRRHHSLALCPAPPGTEPGLVHLMLEVDTLDAVGQALDRVNKLGFSISSTLGRHTNDKMVSFYVRAPGGWDIEFGTEGMLVDETFYTAEEITADSYWGHDWSGSEPLAAFSPPAG